The Arthrobacter russicus genome has a segment encoding these proteins:
- the serA gene encoding phosphoglycerate dehydrogenase: MTKPVVLLAEELSPATIEALGPDFEIRHTDGADRSQLLAAIADVDAILVRSATQVDAEAIAAAKKLKVIARAGVGLDNVDIKAATQAGVMVVNAPTSNIVSAAELTVGHILSLARHIPAASAALKAGEWKRSKYTGTELYEKKIGIIGLGRIGALITARLQAFETQILAYDPYVTSARAAQLGVQLVSLDELLEQSDFITIHMPKTPETVGMIGPEAFRKMKNSAYVINVARGGLIDEAALFDALQSGAIAGAGIDVFVKEPSTDLPFFGLDNVVVTPHLGASTEEAQEKAGVSVAKSVRLALAGELVPDAVNVAGGVIDREVRPGIPLIEKLGRVFTALTHASVTQIDVEVAGEIAGKDVKALELAALKGVFTDVVSEQVSYVNAPVLAEQRGINVRLITTEEVADYRNVLTLRGALSDGSQISVAGTLTGPKQIEKIVGVNGYDVEIPISEHLVVLIYQDRPGVVGTVGGILAENGINIAGMQVSRAQDGNQVLCLLTVDSAVPQAVLDSVREAIDASTAREVDLEG, translated from the coding sequence GTGACCAAGCCCGTTGTTCTGCTCGCCGAAGAACTTTCCCCCGCCACCATCGAGGCCTTGGGCCCGGACTTCGAGATCCGGCACACCGACGGTGCGGACCGATCCCAACTGCTTGCCGCGATTGCCGACGTCGACGCGATCCTGGTCCGCTCGGCCACCCAGGTCGACGCCGAGGCGATCGCGGCCGCGAAGAAACTCAAAGTCATCGCCCGGGCCGGCGTCGGCCTGGACAACGTGGACATCAAGGCGGCGACCCAAGCCGGAGTCATGGTGGTGAACGCGCCGACGTCGAACATCGTCTCCGCCGCCGAGCTCACGGTCGGCCACATCCTGAGCCTGGCCCGGCATATTCCGGCGGCCAGCGCCGCGCTGAAAGCGGGGGAGTGGAAGCGTTCCAAGTACACCGGAACCGAGCTGTACGAAAAGAAGATCGGCATCATCGGCCTGGGCCGGATCGGTGCCCTGATCACGGCGCGGTTGCAAGCTTTCGAAACCCAGATCCTGGCCTACGACCCCTATGTCACCAGTGCCCGGGCCGCCCAGCTCGGCGTCCAGTTGGTGAGCTTGGACGAGCTCCTGGAACAGTCGGACTTCATCACGATCCACATGCCGAAAACCCCGGAGACCGTTGGCATGATCGGCCCTGAGGCGTTCCGGAAAATGAAAAACAGCGCCTACGTTATCAACGTCGCCCGTGGCGGTTTGATCGATGAAGCTGCGCTATTCGACGCCTTGCAATCCGGAGCGATCGCCGGTGCCGGCATCGACGTCTTCGTCAAGGAACCCAGTACGGATCTGCCGTTCTTCGGCCTGGACAACGTGGTGGTCACTCCGCACCTGGGTGCCTCGACCGAAGAGGCCCAGGAAAAGGCCGGGGTCTCGGTGGCCAAATCGGTGCGGCTGGCGCTTGCCGGCGAATTGGTGCCGGACGCGGTCAATGTGGCCGGCGGCGTGATCGATCGGGAAGTCCGCCCCGGCATCCCGCTGATCGAGAAGCTCGGCCGGGTGTTCACCGCGCTGACCCACGCCTCGGTGACCCAGATCGACGTCGAGGTGGCCGGTGAAATCGCCGGCAAGGACGTCAAGGCGCTGGAACTCGCGGCGCTCAAGGGTGTGTTCACCGATGTGGTCTCGGAGCAGGTCTCGTATGTCAACGCCCCGGTGCTCGCCGAGCAACGCGGCATCAATGTCCGGCTGATCACCACCGAGGAAGTCGCGGACTACCGGAATGTGCTGACCTTGCGCGGTGCGTTGTCCGACGGATCGCAGATCTCGGTGGCGGGGACCCTCACCGGGCCGAAGCAGATCGAAAAGATCGTCGGGGTGAACGGCTACGACGTCGAGATCCCGATCAGCGAGCACCTCGTGGTCCTGATTTACCAAGACCGCCCGGGAGTCGTCGGCACGGTAGGCGGGATCCTCGCGGAGAACGGCATCAACATCGCCGGAATGCAGGTTTCCCGGGCCCAGGACGGCAACCAGGTGCTCTGCTTGCTCACCGTGGACAGTGCGGTTCCGCAAGCCGTGCTCGATTCGGTCCGGGAGGCGATCGACGCCAGCACCGCCCGGGAAGTCGATCTGGAGGGCTAG
- a CDS encoding 2-hydroxyacid dehydrogenase — MVSKLTVIRNVLLPSQELLDSLGPLPQGIRAAAWRFVAEPAGLPLNEVDAVVLPYLGSPAPLKEPLSKLPNLKLLQTQTTGYDGVPELAGPEVAICSAAGVHAASTAELAVGLVLSSLRGLDIAARDQRNEIWRHERRSSLADRKVLLIGVGGIGREIQRRLEPFEVELTRVGRSRREDAAGTVHGFAELLELAPEHDVVIVIVPLTPETDSLIGREFLARLPDGALVVNVSRGAVVDSAAITAEVVGGRLHAALDVFDPEPLPAGHPLWQAPNALITPHLGGDSTAFPRRIGRFLAQQLNAFALGERPQNLVRPGFYRD, encoded by the coding sequence CTGGTGAGCAAGCTTACCGTGATCCGGAACGTCCTTTTGCCCAGTCAGGAGCTGTTGGATTCGCTCGGTCCGCTGCCGCAGGGAATCCGTGCCGCCGCTTGGCGCTTCGTCGCGGAGCCCGCCGGCTTGCCCTTGAACGAAGTGGACGCCGTCGTGCTGCCATACCTGGGTTCGCCCGCACCGCTCAAGGAACCCCTGTCGAAGTTGCCGAATCTGAAGCTGCTGCAGACCCAGACCACAGGCTACGACGGCGTGCCCGAGCTCGCCGGGCCGGAGGTCGCCATTTGTTCCGCAGCCGGGGTCCATGCGGCCTCGACGGCGGAGCTCGCAGTCGGGCTGGTGCTGAGTTCACTGCGCGGCTTGGACATCGCGGCCCGGGATCAACGGAATGAAATTTGGCGGCACGAACGGCGCAGCTCGTTGGCCGACCGCAAGGTGCTGCTGATCGGCGTCGGAGGCATCGGCCGGGAAATCCAACGCAGGCTGGAGCCTTTCGAGGTGGAGCTCACCCGGGTGGGCCGGTCCCGCCGCGAGGACGCTGCGGGCACCGTGCACGGCTTCGCGGAACTCCTGGAACTCGCCCCGGAACACGATGTGGTGATCGTGATCGTGCCGTTGACCCCGGAAACCGACTCGCTGATCGGCCGCGAGTTCCTCGCCCGGTTGCCGGACGGGGCCTTGGTGGTCAACGTCAGCCGTGGCGCCGTCGTCGATTCAGCCGCGATCACAGCGGAGGTGGTCGGTGGACGCCTGCACGCGGCACTCGATGTCTTCGATCCGGAACCGTTGCCGGCCGGGCACCCGCTCTGGCAAGCGCCGAACGCTTTGATCACTCCGCATCTGGGCGGCGACTCCACGGCTTTCCCGCGTCGGATCGGCAGATTCCTGGCACAGCAATTGAACGCTTTCGCCTTGGGGGAGCGGCCGCAGAACCTGGTCCGGCCCGGCTTCTACCGCGACTGA
- the ilvD gene encoding dihydroxy-acid dehydratase, with translation MSVETSNQPDIKPRSRIVTDGIAAAPARGMLRAVGFGDEDFAKPQIGVASSWNEITPCNLSLDRLAKAVKEGVHAGGGFPMTFGTISVSDGISMGHEGMHFSLVSREVIADSVETVMQAERIDGSVLLAGCDKSLPGMLMAAARLNVSSVFLYAGSIMPGWVKLEDGTEKDVTLIDAFEAVGACAAGKMSVGDLDRIERAICPGEGACGGMYTANTMACIGEALGMSLPGSAAPPSADRRRDMFAHRSGEAVVELLRRGIRSRDIMTKEAFENAIAVTMAFGGSTNAVLHLLAIAREAEVDLQLEDFNRIGDRIPHLGDLKPFGRYVMNDVDRVGGVPVIMRALLDAGLLHGDALTVTGKTLAENLEAINPPDLDGKILRALDNPIHKTGGLSVLKGSLAPGGAVVKTAGFDAEVFEGPARVFEREQGALEALKAGEIKAGDVVVIRYEGPKGGPGMREMLAITGAIKGAGLGKDVLLLTDGRFSGGTTGLCIGHVAPEAVDAGPIAFVRDGDRIRVDIPNKSFDLLVDEAELESRKIGWQPLPARFTKGVLAKYAKLVHSASEGAYCG, from the coding sequence ATGAGCGTGGAGACCAGCAATCAGCCAGACATCAAACCGCGGAGCCGGATCGTCACCGACGGCATCGCCGCCGCCCCAGCGCGGGGCATGCTCCGCGCGGTCGGCTTCGGCGACGAAGACTTCGCCAAGCCGCAAATCGGCGTAGCCAGTTCCTGGAACGAGATCACCCCCTGCAACCTCTCCCTCGACCGGCTCGCCAAAGCGGTCAAGGAGGGTGTGCACGCCGGTGGCGGATTCCCGATGACTTTCGGCACGATTTCGGTTTCCGACGGCATCTCGATGGGCCATGAAGGCATGCATTTCTCGCTGGTCTCCCGCGAAGTCATCGCGGATTCGGTGGAAACCGTGATGCAGGCCGAGCGGATCGACGGCTCGGTTCTGCTGGCCGGTTGCGACAAATCCCTGCCCGGCATGTTGATGGCCGCGGCGCGGCTGAACGTCTCGAGCGTGTTCCTCTACGCCGGCTCGATCATGCCCGGCTGGGTGAAACTCGAAGACGGCACCGAAAAAGACGTCACGCTGATCGATGCCTTCGAGGCCGTGGGCGCCTGTGCCGCCGGCAAGATGTCGGTCGGCGATCTGGACCGGATCGAACGCGCGATCTGTCCCGGCGAAGGCGCGTGCGGCGGCATGTACACCGCCAACACCATGGCCTGCATCGGCGAAGCGCTCGGCATGTCGCTGCCCGGCTCCGCCGCTCCGCCCAGCGCGGACCGCCGACGCGACATGTTCGCGCACCGTTCCGGGGAGGCCGTGGTGGAATTGCTCCGCCGTGGCATCCGCTCCCGGGACATCATGACCAAAGAGGCGTTCGAGAACGCGATCGCGGTGACCATGGCCTTCGGCGGTTCCACCAATGCGGTGCTGCACTTGTTGGCGATCGCCCGCGAAGCCGAAGTCGACCTGCAGCTTGAGGATTTCAACCGGATCGGCGACCGGATCCCGCATCTGGGCGATCTGAAGCCGTTCGGCCGCTATGTGATGAACGACGTCGACCGGGTCGGCGGGGTGCCGGTGATCATGCGGGCGCTGCTCGACGCCGGACTGCTGCACGGCGATGCGCTGACCGTGACCGGCAAAACGCTGGCCGAAAACCTCGAAGCGATCAATCCGCCGGATCTGGACGGCAAGATCCTGCGTGCGCTGGACAACCCGATCCACAAGACCGGCGGCCTGAGCGTGCTCAAGGGTTCGCTGGCGCCGGGCGGCGCGGTGGTGAAGACCGCCGGCTTCGACGCCGAGGTCTTCGAGGGCCCGGCCCGGGTCTTCGAGCGCGAGCAGGGTGCTTTGGAAGCACTCAAAGCGGGCGAGATCAAGGCCGGCGACGTCGTCGTCATCCGTTATGAGGGGCCCAAGGGCGGCCCCGGCATGCGCGAAATGCTTGCGATCACCGGCGCAATCAAGGGCGCCGGTCTGGGCAAAGACGTGCTGCTGCTGACCGACGGCCGGTTCTCCGGCGGCACCACCGGCCTGTGCATCGGCCACGTGGCGCCGGAAGCCGTCGACGCCGGCCCGATCGCCTTCGTGCGCGACGGCGACCGGATCCGGGTGGACATCCCGAACAAGAGCTTCGACTTGCTGGTCGACGAAGCCGAACTCGAATCCCGTAAAATCGGCTGGCAGCCGTTGCCGGCCCGTTTCACCAAGGGCGTGCTGGCGAAATATGCGAAGCTGGTCCACTCGGCTTCCGAGGGAGCCTACTGCGGTTGA
- the ilvC gene encoding ketol-acid reductoisomerase: MTELFYDDDADLSIIQGRTVAVIGYGSQGHAHALSLRDSGVDVRVGLAEGSKSRAKAEAEGLRVLNVADAVAEADVIMVLTPDQVQRHVYADSIAANLQAGDALFFGHGFNIRYGYIQPPADVDVALVAPKGPGHIVRREFEAGRGVPDLIAVEQDASGNAWALALSYAKAIGGTRAGVIKTTFTEETETDLFGEQAVLCGGASQLIQYGFETLTEAGYKPEVAYFEVLHELKLIVDLMVEGGIAKQRWSVSDTAEYGDYVSGPRVIDPHVKENMKAVLKDIQDGTFAKRFIDDQDAGAPEFKALRLQGEQHPIETTGRELRKLFSWIQNDDDYTEGSVAR; encoded by the coding sequence GTGACTGAATTGTTTTATGACGACGACGCCGATCTGTCCATCATCCAGGGTCGCACCGTTGCCGTCATCGGCTACGGAAGCCAGGGCCATGCGCACGCACTGAGCTTGCGCGATTCCGGCGTCGACGTCCGCGTCGGCTTGGCCGAAGGTTCGAAATCCCGCGCCAAAGCCGAGGCCGAGGGCCTGCGCGTGCTCAACGTCGCGGACGCGGTCGCCGAGGCGGACGTGATCATGGTGCTGACCCCTGACCAGGTCCAGCGCCACGTCTACGCCGACTCGATCGCCGCGAACCTGCAAGCCGGCGACGCGCTGTTCTTCGGCCACGGCTTCAACATCCGCTACGGCTACATCCAGCCGCCGGCCGACGTCGACGTCGCACTGGTCGCGCCCAAGGGCCCGGGCCACATCGTGCGCCGGGAATTCGAGGCCGGGCGCGGCGTGCCGGACTTGATCGCGGTCGAGCAGGACGCCTCCGGGAATGCCTGGGCGTTGGCGCTCTCCTACGCCAAGGCGATCGGCGGTACCCGTGCCGGCGTGATCAAGACCACTTTCACCGAAGAGACCGAAACCGATTTGTTCGGGGAGCAGGCGGTGCTCTGCGGCGGTGCTTCGCAGCTCATCCAGTACGGTTTCGAAACCCTCACCGAGGCCGGCTACAAGCCCGAGGTCGCGTACTTCGAGGTGCTGCACGAGCTCAAGCTGATCGTGGACCTGATGGTCGAAGGCGGCATCGCGAAGCAGCGCTGGAGCGTCTCCGACACCGCTGAGTACGGCGATTACGTCTCCGGCCCCCGGGTCATCGACCCGCACGTCAAGGAGAACATGAAAGCCGTCCTGAAGGACATCCAGGACGGCACCTTCGCCAAGCGTTTCATCGACGACCAGGATGCCGGCGCGCCGGAGTTCAAGGCGCTGCGGCTGCAGGGCGAACAGCACCCGATCGAGACCACCGGCCGGGAACTGCGCAAGCTGTTCTCCTGGATCCAGAACGACGACGACTACACCGAGGGTTCGGTAGCCCGCTAG
- the metG gene encoding methionine--tRNA ligase, with amino-acid sequence MTKTPYYLTTAITYPNGVPHIGHAYEYVSADALARFKRLDGFDVFYMSGTDEHGIKVQQAAEKAGLTPLQLVDRNSAAIRAVHDLVDSSYDRFIRTTEPEHYLASQELWRRMEANGDIYLDKYTGWYSVRDEAYYTEEETELRGDGVRYAKETDTEVTWTEEESYFFRLSQYQDKLLALYEAQPEFAAPRYRFNEVISFVKSGLQDLSISRTSFDWGVPVPGNDKHVMYVWVDALTNYLTGAGFPDENSAQWKYWPADVHIIGKDISRFHAIFWPAFLMSAGLPLPKRVMIHGFLFNNGVKMSKSLGNVVAPADWVAEYGVDAVRFFFLREVSYGQDGNYSHEAIMGRMNSDLANNLGNLAQRSLSMVAKNCGGEVPAPGEFSDADRAILAQAQGLLAANRASYEVQEFHRALEAIWTVLGETNAYFAEQAPWVLRKTDPDRMATVLYVTLEVLRIVGLLIQPVMPTSAGKLLDVLGVSGAEGARDFAAIEAPLVPGTPLPAPAPIFPRYEEPV; translated from the coding sequence GTGACTAAGACGCCGTACTACCTGACGACCGCGATCACCTACCCCAACGGTGTCCCGCACATCGGCCATGCCTACGAATACGTATCGGCCGATGCCCTGGCCCGGTTCAAGCGCTTGGACGGCTTCGACGTCTTCTACATGTCCGGCACCGACGAGCACGGAATCAAGGTGCAGCAGGCGGCGGAAAAAGCGGGACTGACCCCGTTGCAGCTGGTAGACCGGAATTCCGCCGCGATCCGTGCGGTGCACGATCTGGTGGACAGCAGCTACGACCGGTTCATCCGCACCACCGAGCCGGAGCACTACCTGGCCTCGCAGGAACTCTGGCGGCGGATGGAGGCCAACGGGGACATCTATCTGGACAAGTACACCGGCTGGTACTCGGTCCGGGACGAAGCCTATTACACCGAAGAAGAGACCGAGCTGCGCGGCGACGGCGTGCGCTACGCCAAAGAAACCGACACCGAAGTCACCTGGACCGAAGAGGAATCCTACTTTTTCCGGCTGTCCCAGTACCAGGACAAACTCCTGGCCCTCTACGAAGCGCAACCGGAATTCGCCGCGCCGCGCTATCGGTTCAACGAGGTGATCAGCTTCGTCAAGTCCGGCCTGCAAGACCTCTCGATCAGCCGGACCTCGTTCGACTGGGGGGTTCCAGTACCCGGCAACGACAAGCACGTGATGTACGTCTGGGTCGATGCGTTGACCAACTACCTCACCGGCGCCGGTTTCCCGGACGAAAACTCGGCCCAATGGAAGTATTGGCCTGCGGATGTGCACATCATCGGCAAGGACATTTCCCGGTTCCACGCGATCTTCTGGCCGGCATTCCTGATGAGTGCGGGATTGCCGCTGCCCAAACGCGTGATGATCCACGGCTTCCTGTTCAACAACGGGGTGAAGATGTCCAAGTCCCTGGGCAATGTGGTGGCCCCGGCGGACTGGGTGGCCGAATACGGTGTGGACGCGGTGCGGTTCTTCTTCCTGCGCGAAGTCTCCTACGGCCAGGACGGCAACTACAGCCATGAAGCGATCATGGGCCGGATGAATTCGGACCTGGCGAACAACCTCGGCAACCTGGCACAGCGTTCGTTGTCCATGGTGGCCAAGAACTGCGGGGGCGAAGTGCCGGCGCCCGGCGAGTTCAGCGACGCCGACCGTGCGATCCTGGCCCAAGCCCAAGGCTTGCTCGCGGCCAATCGGGCCAGTTACGAGGTGCAGGAATTCCATCGTGCACTGGAGGCGATCTGGACCGTGCTGGGCGAGACCAATGCCTACTTCGCGGAGCAGGCGCCTTGGGTGCTGCGCAAAACCGATCCGGACCGGATGGCCACGGTGCTCTATGTGACGCTCGAGGTGCTGCGGATCGTCGGCCTGCTGATCCAGCCGGTGATGCCGACGTCGGCCGGGAAACTGCTCGACGTGCTGGGCGTCTCCGGTGCGGAAGGGGCCCGCGATTTTGCCGCGATCGAGGCGCCCTTGGTCCCGGGCACCCCGTTGCCGGCGCCGGCGCCGATCTTCCCGCGCTACGAAGAGCCGGTTTAA
- the ilvN gene encoding acetolactate synthase small subunit, which yields MTRHTLSVLVEDKPGVLTRVASLFARRAFNINSLAVGPTEVAGVSRMTVVVDAQGDLIEQVTKQLNKLVNVIKIVELVTESSVQRDHILVKVRADAATRLQVTQAADLFRASVVDVSPDSLIIEATGHPEKLTALLNVLEPFGVREIVQSGTLAIGRGSRSMSDRALRSA from the coding sequence ATGACCAGGCACACGCTTTCCGTTCTGGTTGAAGACAAACCCGGGGTTCTGACCCGGGTGGCCAGCCTGTTCGCCCGTCGGGCCTTCAACATCAACTCGCTCGCCGTCGGGCCCACCGAGGTCGCCGGAGTCTCCCGGATGACCGTCGTCGTGGATGCCCAAGGCGACCTGATTGAACAAGTGACCAAACAACTCAATAAACTGGTCAACGTGATCAAGATCGTCGAGTTGGTCACCGAATCTTCCGTGCAACGCGACCACATCCTGGTCAAGGTGCGCGCAGATGCGGCAACACGCCTGCAGGTCACCCAAGCCGCAGACTTGTTCCGAGCTTCAGTGGTGGACGTTTCCCCGGATTCGCTCATCATCGAAGCCACCGGCCACCCGGAAAAGCTGACCGCGCTTTTGAATGTGCTGGAGCCATTCGGCGTGCGCGAGATCGTCCAGTCGGGCACGCTGGCCATCGGACGGGGATCCCGTTCCATGAGCGACCGCGCGCTGCGAAGCGCCTGA
- a CDS encoding acetolactate synthase large subunit has product MSKGPTVSPALMANKPHPAAKPSGTGQRNGAAEPGSAPLTKAETSSISVVSQVQGPNRVIPAQPMSGSQAIVRSLEELGVQDIFGLPGGAILPTYDPLMASAMNHVLVRHEQGAGHAAEGYAMVTGKVGVCIATSGPGATNLVTAIMDAHMDSVPLVAITGQVASGVIGTDAFQEADIVGITMPITKHSFLVTDPNEIPKVLAEAFHLASTGRPGPVLVDVAKDAQQAQMTFSWPPTIDLPGYRPVFRGHSKQLREAARLIAAAKRPVLYVGGGVIKAHASVELRALAELTNAPVVTTLMARGAFPDSHQQHVGMPGMHGSVSAVTALQQSDLLITLGARFDDRVTGVLSSFAPGAKVIHADIDPAEISKNRATDVPIVGSVKEIIPDLTEAVTAEFAESGTPDLTEWWAFLNNLRNTYPLGWTEPEDGLSAPQRVIERIGALSGPEAIYAAGVGQHQMWAAQFIKYERPHSWLNSGGAGTMGYSVPAAMGAKVGEPDRVVWAIDGDGCFQMTNQELATCRINNIPIKVAIINNSSLGMVRQWQTLFYEGRYSNTDLNTGHDTIRVPDFVKLAEAYDCVGLRCERDEDIDATIQKALEINDRPVVIDFVVSPNSMVWPMVPAGVSNDQIQVARNLTPQWEEED; this is encoded by the coding sequence ATGAGCAAAGGTCCGACCGTCAGCCCGGCGCTGATGGCCAACAAGCCGCACCCTGCGGCCAAACCCAGCGGAACTGGACAGCGCAACGGCGCCGCGGAACCGGGCAGCGCGCCCTTGACCAAAGCGGAAACGTCGTCGATTTCGGTGGTGTCCCAAGTCCAGGGACCCAACCGGGTCATCCCCGCGCAGCCAATGAGCGGTTCACAGGCGATCGTGCGATCCCTCGAAGAACTCGGGGTGCAGGACATCTTCGGCCTGCCCGGTGGTGCGATTCTGCCGACCTACGACCCGCTGATGGCCTCGGCGATGAACCACGTCCTGGTCCGGCACGAGCAGGGCGCCGGGCACGCGGCCGAAGGCTACGCAATGGTCACCGGCAAGGTCGGCGTCTGCATCGCCACCTCCGGCCCCGGGGCGACGAACCTGGTCACCGCGATCATGGACGCGCATATGGACTCGGTGCCTCTGGTGGCGATCACCGGCCAGGTCGCCTCCGGGGTGATCGGCACCGACGCGTTCCAAGAGGCGGACATCGTGGGCATTACGATGCCAATCACCAAGCACTCGTTCCTGGTGACGGATCCGAACGAGATCCCGAAGGTGCTCGCCGAGGCGTTCCACCTGGCCTCCACCGGACGGCCCGGGCCGGTCCTGGTCGATGTGGCCAAGGACGCGCAACAGGCGCAAATGACCTTTTCCTGGCCGCCGACCATCGATCTGCCCGGGTACCGTCCGGTTTTCCGCGGGCATTCGAAGCAGCTCCGTGAAGCCGCCCGGCTGATCGCGGCGGCGAAGCGGCCGGTGCTCTACGTCGGCGGCGGCGTGATCAAAGCGCATGCCTCGGTCGAATTGCGGGCCTTGGCGGAACTGACCAATGCGCCGGTGGTGACCACGCTGATGGCCCGCGGTGCCTTCCCGGATTCGCATCAGCAACACGTCGGCATGCCCGGTATGCACGGCTCGGTCTCCGCGGTCACCGCATTGCAGCAATCCGATCTGCTGATCACGCTCGGCGCGCGGTTCGACGACCGGGTGACCGGTGTGCTCTCCAGCTTCGCGCCCGGTGCCAAAGTGATCCATGCGGACATCGACCCGGCGGAGATTTCCAAGAACCGGGCCACCGATGTGCCGATCGTGGGCTCGGTCAAGGAGATCATTCCGGATCTCACCGAGGCGGTGACTGCCGAGTTCGCCGAATCCGGCACCCCGGACCTCACCGAATGGTGGGCTTTCCTGAACAATCTGCGCAACACCTACCCGCTGGGCTGGACCGAACCGGAGGACGGGCTTTCCGCGCCGCAACGGGTGATCGAGCGGATCGGCGCGTTGAGCGGTCCGGAAGCGATCTACGCCGCAGGCGTGGGGCAGCACCAGATGTGGGCCGCGCAGTTCATCAAGTACGAGCGTCCGCATTCCTGGCTGAACTCCGGCGGAGCCGGCACCATGGGTTACTCGGTCCCGGCCGCGATGGGCGCCAAGGTCGGCGAACCGGACCGGGTGGTCTGGGCAATCGACGGGGACGGCTGCTTCCAGATGACCAATCAGGAACTTGCCACCTGCCGGATCAACAACATCCCGATCAAGGTCGCAATCATCAACAACTCCTCGTTGGGCATGGTCCGGCAATGGCAGACCCTGTTCTATGAGGGCCGCTATTCGAACACCGACCTGAACACCGGGCACGACACCATCCGGGTGCCTGACTTCGTCAAGCTCGCCGAAGCCTACGACTGCGTCGGTCTGCGCTGCGAACGGGACGAAGACATCGATGCCACGATCCAGAAGGCACTGGAGATCAATGACCGGCCGGTGGTGATCGACTTCGTGGTCAGCCCGAACTCCATGGTGTGGCCGATGGTCCCGGCCGGCGTGAGCAACGACCAGATCCAAGTGGCCCGCAACCTGACCCCGCAGTGGGAAGAGGAGGACTGA